The window GTTTTTTTCTGTTTTTCAAATGCTGAGAGACACGGTCTCGGAACATATACAAATTCAGATAAAACACGGGCACCATAATGAGTGTGATGAAGGTTGCAAAGGCAAGTCCCCAACCAAACGCTAAGGCCATAGGCACAAGGAATGGATCCTTTCCCCCAATCCCGTAAGCAGTCGGTAGTAAACCAAGCACAGTCGTGACTGTAGTGAGCATTACGGCTCTTAGGCGGATACTTCCTGCTTCCATTAATAATTCAAAAGTCGATTTGGAAGGGTCTTCGATTCGAAGTTGGTTTGCACAATCCACAAGCACAATGGAGTCGTTCACGACCACCCCCGCAAGTCCGATGATTCCAAGGAAGGCCAAAAACGAAAAGGGTTGTCCATGCAAAAGGAACGCAAAAATCACACCAATCACAGCAAAGGGAATGGCACTCATTACGATGAGAGGTTGCGCAAGGGATCGGAAAAGGGAAGCAAGGATCATATAAATGATGAGAAGTCCCACAAGGAAGGCACGACCAAGGGAGGCCATCGATTCTTCTGTGTCTTTGTTTTCCCCAGAAAATCGCACCGAATACCCAGGGTATTTGGCAATGATCCCTTCTGTGAGTTGTTTGGCTTCCAAATTGACTTGCCTAGAAGTAGAAACTGTTTCATCAATATTGGATGTAACTGTCAAAAGCCGTTTCCCATCCAAGTGGTTGATCGATGCCCGACCAGGATTACGATCATAACTTGTGAGTCGTGATACGGGGATTAGGTTTCCTGTAAGGTTATTCACATACACTTTGTTTAGGTGGGTGAGTGAGGATCTATATTCTTCAGGGAAACGCACTCGCACATCTACTTCTTCATCAGCACGTTTGATTTTGGTAGAAACTGTTCCTTGTAAGGCGGTATTGATGGCAAGAGAAACCGACTGCACACTCACGCCAGCAAATGAGGCAAGGGCTTCGTCAACAGAGACTCGGATTTCATCTTTCCCTTCGTTAAAATCGTCGCCGATATCGGTGACACCTTTGATTTTGGCAAGGGCGGCTTTATATTCGGCACCTATTTTTAGTAAGGTGGCAAAATCATCTCCTTTAATTTCGATGGCAACAGGTTTTCCGACAGGTGGCCCACCTGCGAGTTTTTCAAATTCTAAATTGACCAGTTTGCCTTTGAGTGGCAAAAATTCACTCGGAATCGAATCTATTTTGATTTGTTCTTTTTCCTTTTTTTCAAGGTTTTCCTTTGCTAGTTTTTCTTCGAGTAAGGTGAGGGCTTTTTCATTCAATAAATACTTTGTATTCTCACGGACCACTTCAATGATTTTTTCAGTGGAACGTTCCCTGTTGTCATCTGGTGTTAAATACACCATGACTTGCGCATAATTTTTCCCACGTTTGGTGAATGGATCATTTGGATCTTTTTGGATGATCCCAACTCGTGAGATAAAATTCTCTACTTCGCCTTCAGGAAGTTTAGCGATCGAATGTTCGATGGCACGGATAAACCTGTCGGTTTCTTCTAATTTTAGTCCTGTTTCTGCGGTGACTCTCACTTGGAAGGTTTCGATGGCACCAGGAAAGAGTTTGAACTTTCCAAATTTTGTTTGGATGGCAAGGGAAAACACAAAAAGACCTACAAGTAAACCCACCATCTTCCACCTGTTCAATAAGGCGAATCGTAAGAATGGTAGATACGTTCTTTCTTTGAATTTGACAAACCAATGGGATTCCTCTTTGACTTCTCCCTTCATATCTGTCGCCTTACTCACATCATATAAGTGTGAAGGTAACATAAAAAAGGCTTCAAAGAGAGAACTAAGGAGCGAGAGGATCACCACCAAGGGAATGGAATGGATGAATTTTCCAAAAATCCCAGTCATAAATAACATGGGACCAAAAGCCGCAATCGTTGTGGTCACTGTCGCAGTCACTGGAGCTAGGACTTCACTTGTTCCACGCATTGCCGCTTCAAATGGTTCTTCTCCCATCTCCAAATGTCGGTAAACATTTTCACAAATGATGATGGCATCATCCACTAAAATTCCCACAACGATGATAAGTCCCATCATGGAGATTAAGTTGAGTGTCAGGCCCATATAATTCATGGCAACGAATGTCATAGCAACTGAAATGGGAATTCCAAGTGCGGTCATAAGGGCCATGCGCCAACCAAGAAAAACGAATAAGGATGCTGTCACAAGGAAAAGTCCAGAAATTGCATTGGACGTGAGGACTCCAAGTCTTCTTCGGATGTATTTGGATAAATCATTTACAAACGCATGTTTAATGGTCCCGTTTGAAGATTTGATAAACTCTTCGACCACTTTTTTGGATTCATCCACGACTGAGATTGCATCTGCTTTTTCTCGTTTGATGACAGTGAGTGCGATGGCTATGTTTCCATTGGATTTGTCTAAGTATTCCGAATCCTCAAATCCCTCTGTGACTCGCGCCACATCACGAATGCGAACCGACCTTCCTGCATCGTTTGTGCGGATGAAAACATTTTCAATTTCTTCTGCAGAATCAAACTCACCGACAGTTCGGACAATGATCTCACGTGTTTTTTCGTTAATGTTCCCACCTGGGAAATTGATATTACGCAATCGTAATGCACTTATCACTTGTGTGGAGGAGAGGGACATACTTCGGAGTTTGTCTGGATCCAAATCCACTTTCATTTCTCGTTCGCGCCAACCACGTTTGGTGATCCTTGCCACAGCTGGAATGTCTTTTAGTTTTTCTTCCAGGATTTTTGCTCTGTCTCTGAGTTCCTTGGCATTGAGTAATGTCTTTCCATCGTTTATCGCGGATGATAAATGAATTTCGATTACAGGTTGTCTTGCTGTCGTAATCTCGGTGACAATCGGATCTTCCACTTCTGTTGGTAAATCTTGGATGCGATCGATTGCAGATTTTAAGTCATCGACCACTTTTTGAGTGTTTTTGGTATTGGGATCAATGGTGATGATGATCCCGGATCGGTTCTCTAACGATGCGGACCGAAATTCTTTGATCCCATCGACTTCTTTGATGGCATCTTCTAGTGGTTTTGTGACAAGTTTTTCCACATCTGCTGGTGCAGCACCTGCATAAATCGTTGTGACACTCACGATATCAAAATTGATATTTGGGAATGCCTCCCGGTTCATCGTGGCTGCTGTGAATCCCCCGACTAGGAGGATGAGGAATGTCAAAAGGTTTACGAATAAACTTTTAGAAAGAAAATATTGAACTATGGATGAACCCATGGAATCTCCTCGTGGGGGACTATTGCAACTTTAAACAAAACAAAAAATTAATCTAACAACTTTCCTGCGGTATCGATGTCTTCGTTATAACCAAATAACTTTGTACTTTTCAATCGATCCACATACAAAACTCCAAAAAGATGATCACATTCATGTTGTAAGACGATGGCTCTATACCCTTCAATGATCTCGTCATGTTCTACATAATTTTCATCTCGCCATTTCATGCGGATTTTGTTTGGTCTTTCCACATAGCCTCGCATTCCAGGTACAGAGAGACATCCTTCCCAAAACCCATCTCTTGGCGGGCTTAGAGGAGTGATTTCTGGATTTAAGATGATTTGGTTTGGAACTTCGGGTGTCCCTGGGTAACGTTCGTTGTCATCTTCTTGGCCAACAACGACTAGTTTCTTTAAAACACCGATTTGTGGTGCGGCAAGTCCCACTCCATCTGCGTGGCGCATGGTTTCAAACATGTCGCGGATCAATTTTTTGAAATCTTTGGTTTGGATTTCGGATTCGGAGACATCTTCGCTCGTTTGCCTAAGGATCGGATTACCAATTTTGAGAATTTTACGTACAGCCATAATCTAATATGGGATAGATTGAAAAAGGTCACTGAATGATCAAGTGAACTCCTAACCAAATGAAAAAGAATTTGACAGGGAAGCCTTGAAAAGCTGAAATCTCGGGAGGGATTTTGGAGACGAGGGGAATCGAACCCCCGACCTTTTGAATGCCATTCAAACGCTCTCCCAACTGAGCTACGTCCCCTTGTGCTATTCCAAGGTGAGAGACTGCGTTTGTCTGTCAACAGAATCCTAAAATGGCTAAGGAACCAAGAACTTTATGGGACAAGATACGGTAGAAGAACTCACTAAAAAATTGAAAATCCAATCGGATATCATCAAAGGGTATGAAAAAGTTCTAAGGCTCAATGAACAAGAATTAGCAAACGCAGACGAAATCATTCGTATGTACGAACAAATCATTGATTACTCTCGTGTGGAATTAAGAGAAGCGAAGGAAACTGTTCAGGCAAGTACAATGGTTTCCAATTTAAGTCGCGATGAACTGATGTCTGCCTTCGATAAAATCAAATCCCTCGAAGATGCCAATCGTAAACTGAGAGAAGAATCATTAAAGTTTAGCAAAGATTAAACCATTGAAACCAAATTCCCTTCCGCCAATTATCTTAAAAAATCAAGATGGCGGATTTTACCTTTCCTCCTCCTCTGAACTTGACGATTTATATCATTTTATCTTAGGCCAGGCAAAACGTTTTGTTTCGGCAAAGTCGGCGGCATTTTATTTACGAAATGAAAGGGGAAATTTAAGTCGGATTGGTTTGATTTCCGACAAAAACAATGCGGGCCTCATCGCCAAACATGTGTTCAAGTCAAAAAAGAGTATCCTTGTCAAAAAAGGAACTCATTTAAACCCAGAAAGTGCACCTGCTTCCGAGTCGTACATTGCCTGTTATCTGGGAGATGAAATTGGGGACATGTCCCTTGGAGTGCTTGTCCTCGAAGGGATCAAACATTTCCAAAATTTTTCAGAACAAGATTTAGATCTCATCAATTATTTTAGTGCCAATTTGAATGCTCTTTTTAAAGACACGGTTTTTTCGGACAAGGAACCACAGTTTTTTAATTCGCTTACCACGTCAGTATTACTTTTAATTGATAACGCCAACATTCATAATAACAACAACCGACTCCAATATTTTTTGGAAGAGATCATTCGAGTTGCGGTTCTCATCAATACCAGCGTGGATTTGGAACATGTATTGGTTATGGTAATGGAATCTGCCAAATCTGTCTTTCGAACAGAAGCTAGTTCCTTGTTATTGTTAGATGAAAAAAAAGAGTATTTGGTTTTTCATACAGTAACTGGCGAAAAAAGAGAAGAAGTATCCAAAATCAAAGTTCCCGTTGGGCAAGGGATTGCAGGTACGGTTGCTGTCACAAAACAACCAATGATCATTAACGATGCACA of the Leptospira biflexa serovar Patoc strain 'Patoc 1 (Paris)' genome contains:
- a CDS encoding efflux RND transporter permease subunit yields the protein MGSSIVQYFLSKSLFVNLLTFLILLVGGFTAATMNREAFPNINFDIVSVTTIYAGAAPADVEKLVTKPLEDAIKEVDGIKEFRSASLENRSGIIITIDPNTKNTQKVVDDLKSAIDRIQDLPTEVEDPIVTEITTARQPVIEIHLSSAINDGKTLLNAKELRDRAKILEEKLKDIPAVARITKRGWREREMKVDLDPDKLRSMSLSSTQVISALRLRNINFPGGNINEKTREIIVRTVGEFDSAEEIENVFIRTNDAGRSVRIRDVARVTEGFEDSEYLDKSNGNIAIALTVIKREKADAISVVDESKKVVEEFIKSSNGTIKHAFVNDLSKYIRRRLGVLTSNAISGLFLVTASLFVFLGWRMALMTALGIPISVAMTFVAMNYMGLTLNLISMMGLIIVVGILVDDAIIICENVYRHLEMGEEPFEAAMRGTSEVLAPVTATVTTTIAAFGPMLFMTGIFGKFIHSIPLVVILSLLSSLFEAFFMLPSHLYDVSKATDMKGEVKEESHWFVKFKERTYLPFLRFALLNRWKMVGLLVGLFVFSLAIQTKFGKFKLFPGAIETFQVRVTAETGLKLEETDRFIRAIEHSIAKLPEGEVENFISRVGIIQKDPNDPFTKRGKNYAQVMVYLTPDDNRERSTEKIIEVVRENTKYLLNEKALTLLEEKLAKENLEKKEKEQIKIDSIPSEFLPLKGKLVNLEFEKLAGGPPVGKPVAIEIKGDDFATLLKIGAEYKAALAKIKGVTDIGDDFNEGKDEIRVSVDEALASFAGVSVQSVSLAINTALQGTVSTKIKRADEEVDVRVRFPEEYRSSLTHLNKVYVNNLTGNLIPVSRLTSYDRNPGRASINHLDGKRLLTVTSNIDETVSTSRQVNLEAKQLTEGIIAKYPGYSVRFSGENKDTEESMASLGRAFLVGLLIIYMILASLFRSLAQPLIVMSAIPFAVIGVIFAFLLHGQPFSFLAFLGIIGLAGVVVNDSIVLVDCANQLRIEDPSKSTFELLMEAGSIRLRAVMLTTVTTVLGLLPTAYGIGGKDPFLVPMALAFGWGLAFATFITLIMVPVFYLNLYMFRDRVSQHLKNRKKQFV
- the def gene encoding peptide deformylase — encoded protein: MAVRKILKIGNPILRQTSEDVSESEIQTKDFKKLIRDMFETMRHADGVGLAAPQIGVLKKLVVVGQEDDNERYPGTPEVPNQIILNPEITPLSPPRDGFWEGCLSVPGMRGYVERPNKIRMKWRDENYVEHDEIIEGYRAIVLQHECDHLFGVLYVDRLKSTKLFGYNEDIDTAGKLLD